A stretch of Blautia liquoris DNA encodes these proteins:
- the vanR gene encoding VanR-ABDEGLN family response regulator transcription factor yields MNDKVLVVDDEHEIADLIEVYLQNENYEVLKFYSAKEALACIEATELDLAILDIMLPDISGFTLCQKIRERQYTYPIIMLTAKDEEIDKITGLTLGADDYITKPFRPLEVVARVKAQLRRYKKYNPGYGEDVEKDIILHSGLVMNIKTHECLLNEEPLTLTPTEFSILRILLEHKGNVVSAEDLFHKIWRDEYYSKSNNTITVHVRHLREKMNDTVENPKYIKTIWGVGYKIEG; encoded by the coding sequence ATGAATGATAAAGTTCTCGTTGTTGATGATGAGCATGAAATAGCAGATTTAATAGAAGTATATCTGCAAAATGAAAATTATGAAGTGTTAAAGTTTTATTCTGCCAAGGAAGCCCTTGCCTGTATTGAAGCGACGGAGCTTGACCTTGCAATTCTGGATATTATGCTGCCGGACATCAGTGGTTTCACGCTTTGCCAGAAAATACGGGAAAGGCAGTACACTTACCCCATCATTATGCTAACTGCTAAAGATGAAGAAATTGATAAAATTACCGGTCTTACATTGGGTGCTGACGATTATATCACCAAGCCCTTTCGCCCGCTTGAAGTCGTGGCACGAGTGAAAGCACAATTAAGGCGATATAAAAAATATAACCCTGGGTATGGGGAAGATGTGGAAAAAGATATCATCCTTCATTCCGGCCTTGTAATGAATATTAAAACACATGAGTGTCTCTTAAACGAAGAGCCGCTTACACTGACACCTACGGAATTTTCAATTTTGCGTATCCTTCTAGAGCATAAAGGCAATGTTGTAAGTGCAGAGGATTTATTCCATAAGATTTGGAGGGACGAATATTACAGCAAGAGCAACAATACGATCACTGTCCACGTTCGTCATCTCCGAGAAAAAATGAATGATACTGTTGAAAATCCCAAATATATTAAAACAATATGGGGGGTAGGATATAAAATTGAAGGCTAA
- a CDS encoding sensor histidine kinase, which produces MKAKNKRQFDYTRLQIKILFALIGVIAASLFAFVLMYFFHWNSIGGRWITQIAADFLQVGLFVVQNIYPPFFILLVLLICAGLFFIIRAFLRYVTKPLSDVEQSLGMLLIDNSEEIRLPEELTAITQRLNAMKQTLERRKLEAQSAEQRKNELVVYLAHDIRTPLTSVIGYLSLLEEVENMPLEQRKKYTHIALDKSYRLEKMINEFFEITRYNLQQIQIEKMDIDLYYMLVQLTDELLPILSSHGNTAVLHADEELMIYGDSEKLGRVFTNVLKNAAAYSFPNTEIHIIAQKSEDTVTITFQNTGDTIPPEKCATIFEKFYRLDEARTSDTGGAGLGLAIAKEIIILHGGSITVESHEHLTSFVITLPLNHTAS; this is translated from the coding sequence TTGAAGGCTAAAAATAAAAGACAATTTGATTATACCCGTTTACAAATTAAAATTTTGTTTGCCCTGATTGGAGTAATAGCCGCCTCCCTTTTTGCTTTTGTTCTAATGTACTTTTTCCATTGGAATAGCATCGGCGGAAGATGGATTACTCAGATAGCAGCAGATTTCCTTCAAGTGGGTCTTTTCGTGGTACAAAATATATACCCTCCATTTTTCATCTTGTTAGTATTGCTTATCTGTGCAGGGCTTTTTTTTATAATTCGCGCATTTTTGCGCTATGTTACCAAGCCACTGTCCGATGTTGAGCAGAGTCTGGGAATGCTTCTCATCGACAATTCCGAGGAAATCCGCCTGCCGGAAGAACTCACTGCCATCACCCAAAGGCTAAACGCCATGAAACAAACCTTGGAACGACGGAAGCTGGAAGCGCAATCAGCCGAACAACGTAAAAATGAGCTCGTGGTGTACCTTGCACACGACATTCGCACTCCACTTACTTCTGTAATAGGATATTTAAGTTTGCTGGAAGAAGTGGAAAATATGCCACTGGAGCAGAGAAAAAAGTACACACATATTGCGCTCGACAAATCATACAGACTGGAAAAAATGATCAATGAATTTTTTGAAATAACCCGGTATAATCTACAACAAATCCAAATAGAAAAAATGGATATAGACCTCTACTACATGTTGGTACAATTAACTGATGAACTGCTGCCCATTTTGTCAAGCCACGGAAACACTGCCGTTTTACATGCAGACGAAGAATTAATGATCTATGGCGATTCTGAAAAGCTGGGGCGGGTTTTTACCAATGTTCTGAAAAATGCAGCTGCTTATAGCTTCCCGAATACAGAAATTCACATCATAGCCCAAAAAAGCGAAGATACTGTAACAATCACATTTCAAAACACGGGAGATACCATACCCCCTGAAAAATGCGCCACTATATTTGAAAAGTTTTATCGTCTTGATGAAGCTCGAACAAGCGATACCGGAGGGGCAGGATTGGGACTTG